A stretch of Kaistella flava (ex Peng et al. 2021) DNA encodes these proteins:
- a CDS encoding APC family permease: MNQLFRRKQYKESDQPSGLVRVLGVWDIVFFGIAAIIGAGSFSSLGEAVFRGGPGVIVLYIICGIACGFTALCYAEFASRIPTAGSAYTYAYASFGELIAWIIGWALIMEYSFGNIYVAFSWSDYFTSFMGRIGIHIPDFLTCSYPEAKKAFMNGSQNLQLVNAWKNAPLIGNLKIILDLPALVINGLITWLVYVGIKESKNFNNIFVILKLFIILLVIAVGIGYMNTDNWFPKSIITGEHSFMPNGFAGVMSAVSGVFFAYIGFDALSVLSEETKDPQKNLPRGMIISLILCTVIYIILTLVLTGMVDYRKFDGIGDPLAFIFEKSNANVAWMEFVVSLGAVVAITTVLLVFQMGQPRIWYAMSRDGLMPKKFMTIHPKYNTPSYATIATGIVVGIPILFTDKSFILDFTSIGTIFAFVLVCGGVLLLPAKKKLPGRFHMPYINSRFLFPIIFLGGLTFFYFWQPAFFHNLMDWKDPNEGEFRISMFFFLIINFGLCILAFVKNLSLIPLMGLSSCLYLLTGMTHNNWFWFLVWFGIGLVIYFSYGYKNSKLHKKLNNDLDENN, translated from the coding sequence ATGAACCAACTTTTCAGAAGAAAACAATATAAAGAGAGTGATCAACCATCTGGTTTAGTGCGTGTTTTAGGCGTTTGGGATATTGTATTTTTCGGTATTGCTGCCATTATTGGCGCCGGAAGTTTCAGTTCTTTGGGTGAAGCCGTTTTTCGTGGCGGTCCTGGAGTCATCGTTTTATATATTATTTGTGGTATTGCTTGTGGTTTTACAGCCTTGTGTTACGCAGAATTCGCGAGCAGAATTCCGACAGCTGGATCAGCTTATACTTACGCCTATGCCAGTTTCGGTGAATTGATTGCGTGGATTATCGGTTGGGCCTTAATCATGGAATATTCTTTTGGAAATATCTATGTCGCTTTTTCATGGTCTGATTATTTCACCAGTTTTATGGGTAGAATCGGAATTCATATTCCTGACTTTTTAACCTGCAGCTATCCGGAAGCTAAAAAAGCATTTATGAATGGTTCCCAAAATTTACAGCTCGTTAATGCCTGGAAGAACGCTCCGTTAATCGGAAATTTAAAAATAATCTTAGATCTTCCTGCTTTAGTTATTAATGGATTAATCACCTGGTTGGTATATGTTGGAATTAAAGAATCAAAAAACTTTAATAACATCTTCGTTATTTTAAAATTATTCATCATTCTTTTGGTTATCGCAGTTGGAATTGGATATATGAATACCGACAACTGGTTTCCAAAAAGCATTATCACAGGCGAACATTCTTTTATGCCTAATGGTTTTGCCGGCGTAATGAGCGCGGTTTCCGGCGTTTTCTTTGCCTATATTGGATTTGACGCCTTAAGTGTACTTTCAGAAGAAACAAAAGATCCACAGAAAAATCTACCACGAGGAATGATTATTTCCTTGATTTTATGTACTGTAATTTATATTATTTTAACCTTGGTTCTCACGGGAATGGTGGATTATAGAAAGTTTGATGGCATCGGAGATCCACTGGCTTTCATCTTTGAAAAATCAAATGCGAACGTCGCCTGGATGGAATTCGTAGTTTCCTTGGGAGCGGTTGTAGCAATCACAACGGTATTACTCGTTTTCCAAATGGGACAACCGAGAATCTGGTACGCAATGAGTCGTGATGGATTAATGCCTAAAAAATTCATGACCATTCACCCCAAATATAATACGCCATCTTATGCAACGATTGCAACAGGAATCGTGGTTGGTATTCCGATTTTATTTACTGATAAATCATTCATTTTAGATTTCACAAGTATCGGAACTATCTTCGCATTTGTGCTGGTTTGTGGTGGAGTCTTATTACTACCTGCCAAGAAAAAATTACCTGGAAGATTTCACATGCCGTATATTAATTCAAGATTTCTATTCCCAATTATTTTCTTGGGTGGATTAACATTCTTTTATTTTTGGCAGCCAGCGTTTTTCCATAATTTGATGGATTGGAAAGATCCTAACGAAGGTGAATTTAGAATATCAATGTTCTTTTTCCTGATCATTAACTTCGGACTGTGCATTTTAGCATTTGTAAAAAACCTTTCGCTTATTCCACTGATGGGATTAAGTTCTTGTCTTTACCTTTTAACGGGAATGACGCACAACAACTGGTTCTGGTTCTTGGTATGGTTCGGAATTGGACTTGTAATTTATTTCTCTTACGGTTATAAAAACAGTAAATTACATAAAAAATTGAACAACGATTTGGATGAGAATAACTAA
- the glgP gene encoding alpha-glucan family phosphorylase, whose protein sequence is MDFKNFSMPYSINPEYSKKVAYFSMEFAIDQALKIYSGGLGFLAGSHMKSAFNLKQDLVGIGILWKFGYYDQARNHDQTLQATWTRKMYSFLEDTGIQYQIEIHSAPVWVKVYYLAPEIFHTAPMFFLSTDVPENDHISKTICHRLYDANESTKLAQYILLGKGGAKLLDMMNFERDVYHLNEAHGLPAAFYLLKKFGGDLQKVKEKLVFTTHTPEEAGNEKHNIFMCHDMSYFSGLSIDEVKTIEGVEDDRFNHSLCALRMARVANGVSQLHGVVSREMWSKYSKICEIKAITNAQEYKYWADKPLYQSKDEDDATLFDFRKKHLKKRFFKIVADQTGNLFDPNVFTIVWARRFAGYKRADLLLHDKERFERLLNNPKYPVQIVWAGKPYPMDYTAISTFNSLVEESKNYKNMAVLTGYELALSKSMKQGSDLWLNNPRVPREASGTSGMSAAMNGSVNLSTDDGWIPEFAKHGENSFVVPKADYENMSVYDQDNYDLNKLYEILENEIIPMYYDRPDEWRKVQQTAMDDVKDAFNSDRMADEYYKQIYID, encoded by the coding sequence ATGGACTTTAAAAACTTTTCGATGCCGTATAGCATCAACCCCGAATATTCAAAAAAAGTGGCTTATTTTTCAATGGAATTTGCCATCGATCAAGCCCTAAAAATATACTCTGGAGGATTAGGTTTTTTAGCCGGTTCTCATATGAAAAGTGCCTTTAACCTCAAACAGGATTTGGTAGGAATTGGTATTTTGTGGAAGTTCGGTTATTACGATCAAGCCAGAAATCATGATCAAACTTTACAGGCAACCTGGACCAGAAAAATGTATTCTTTTTTAGAAGATACAGGAATTCAATATCAGATTGAAATTCATTCTGCACCAGTTTGGGTAAAGGTTTATTATTTGGCTCCTGAAATTTTTCATACTGCGCCGATGTTTTTCCTGTCGACAGATGTTCCGGAAAATGATCATATTTCAAAAACAATTTGTCACCGTCTTTATGATGCGAATGAATCGACTAAACTTGCTCAGTATATTTTATTGGGAAAAGGTGGTGCGAAGCTTTTAGATATGATGAATTTCGAAAGAGATGTTTATCATTTGAATGAAGCACATGGTCTTCCGGCAGCATTTTATTTGTTGAAGAAATTCGGTGGTGATTTGCAGAAAGTAAAAGAGAAATTAGTATTTACCACGCATACTCCAGAAGAAGCCGGAAACGAAAAACACAATATTTTCATGTGTCACGATATGTCTTACTTTTCAGGATTGTCGATTGATGAAGTGAAAACAATTGAAGGCGTGGAGGATGACCGTTTCAACCATTCGCTTTGTGCCTTGCGTATGGCGAGAGTTGCAAATGGGGTGTCGCAATTACACGGTGTGGTTTCAAGAGAAATGTGGAGTAAGTACTCCAAAATATGTGAAATCAAGGCAATTACCAATGCGCAGGAATATAAATATTGGGCTGATAAACCTTTGTATCAATCGAAAGATGAAGACGATGCTACTTTATTCGATTTCAGAAAAAAACATTTGAAGAAAAGATTTTTCAAAATTGTAGCTGATCAGACGGGTAATTTATTTGATCCAAATGTGTTCACTATTGTTTGGGCGAGAAGATTTGCAGGTTATAAAAGAGCAGATCTATTACTTCATGATAAAGAACGATTTGAAAGATTATTAAATAATCCGAAATATCCCGTGCAGATTGTTTGGGCAGGGAAACCTTATCCAATGGATTATACCGCTATTTCTACTTTTAATAGTTTGGTAGAAGAAAGTAAGAATTATAAAAATATGGCGGTACTTACAGGTTATGAATTGGCTTTAAGTAAATCGATGAAACAAGGTTCGGATTTGTGGTTGAATAATCCACGCGTACCGAGAGAAGCATCTGGAACTTCGGGAATGAGCGCTGCGATGAATGGTTCTGTAAACTTGTCAACCGACGATGGTTGGATTCCGGAGTTTGCAAAACATGGCGAAAACTCTTTTGTTGTTCCAAAAGCAGATTACGAGAATATGAGCGTTTATGACCAAGATAATTATGACCTTAATAAGTTGTATGAAATCTTAGAAAACGAGATTATTCCAATGTATTATGATCGTCCGGATGAATGGAGGAAAGTTCAGCAAACTGCTATGGATGACGTGAAAGACGCCTTCAATTCTGATCGAATGGCAGATGAATATTACAAGCAAATTTACATCGACTAA
- a CDS encoding T9SS type B sorting domain-containing protein: MKKFYFLFFLGVFSLGFSQSVQLYNPNTSVVYPNEQFFCVGEKFNFKVDAVSSSTGDYGMTNVSSSDFGLTAGSIPINFPSSGADKFSEAFPIGFNFSFYGKTYSKVVMGSNGRLVFTNDPELDNLKNNTVYVDRTFSGVTGYNTFSALPSTDYNKIFRTNPTQELNLAQIFFGYTDLVPKSSNGSVNYLYKNVNLNGVKGLMVSFQNQIRTNGTGGISSNGYNSYVLLLEDGRVVIYVSGKTEITYNAILGMQNDDATKFKVPTHSNTAYNYNNGPWKSEGIATLFTPNQNLTPKFKWYQNGTLLPENSDTLLNFTPNDNDVLKVEVTYEDPITGTQIGSAVSDQVLFKRIPKPVISSNSAGGCVSGVTMTVSNDPDLNFEWFRVGNNTVLGTGSSYYATQTGNYFVRASRKILPVCSEDSAPFSVNLNSTIPAFNPNNTPLYFCETAGVVPKDINLFDYYPTDPIKYTLKFFHVGNEVLDPANFYMLPNTSITVTVDVKDPVSGCELNHDFVIRYDALPTSFNIVSQKYCFAQTSLDLANYHNVVAGLFHPYFDYLYSTDGINYSTNSLVNPQLNPKVWFKILPKNALPGSCFTVSSIVFSEYPKVIANTPTTQLSPQCASTTQTFDLASLISEINPDPNVTVTFHNTFQNAIDGIGAVAYNFRSGLGDTTLYIRVADNLTGCVSPDHPDITLLVYKKPTKLVNALNGAYCQGTSNINITQNAILLVNAPSPITVSLEYYSTNGTLLTGTQITNYDIAVFGLNPYVKLVYNTTCSDIIPMSISFLPKPVAIKSQILICSEVNYSLQNFKNEVINNSSNYTFTDLSGAPLPANFNLSTLPVVVNFLMKDNATGCISDPQTVTFIQGVNSVLLTQQTDFTDCDKDFDGRMEFDLDSKKLIFTTDTSAKFEYFKDVNLTQTIVGKYTNETAFAQTIFVRITIAGFCPSTAKINLKVNTPKKSSTLIDKYFICYGETLTINAGSENDIFDWSDGKGSLQTATFTKPGTYSVTLQKGIKGCPYTHNFTISNENQPKIKVINQTNNSIEVIAEGGVKPYLYYFNGVPQSSNVLQNPTASSYKIQVESATGCLGEPKTVYFIKINNAFTPNGDGKNEVWKIDSLEKMEKVSIVIVDRNGTKVFESKNPSKSEWDGKHNGRALPTSTYWYVISWYDSVTQKTEQRQGWILMKNRN; the protein is encoded by the coding sequence ATGAAGAAGTTTTATTTTTTATTCTTTTTAGGTGTTTTCTCGCTGGGCTTTTCTCAGTCCGTTCAACTTTATAACCCAAACACTTCTGTTGTTTATCCAAACGAACAATTCTTTTGTGTCGGTGAAAAATTTAATTTTAAAGTTGATGCTGTTTCCAGTTCGACTGGGGATTATGGAATGACCAACGTTTCTTCCAGTGATTTTGGACTTACTGCGGGATCGATTCCTATTAATTTTCCTTCTTCTGGAGCAGATAAATTTAGTGAAGCATTTCCGATTGGATTTAATTTTAGCTTTTACGGCAAGACCTATTCAAAAGTGGTTATGGGCAGCAATGGTCGATTGGTTTTCACGAACGATCCGGAATTAGATAATTTAAAAAATAATACGGTCTATGTGGATCGTACTTTCAGTGGAGTAACAGGGTACAATACGTTTTCTGCATTACCTTCTACAGATTACAATAAAATTTTCAGAACCAATCCAACGCAGGAACTCAACTTGGCGCAAATATTTTTTGGTTATACTGATTTAGTGCCTAAGTCTTCAAATGGATCAGTTAATTATTTATACAAAAATGTCAATTTAAATGGAGTCAAGGGACTTATGGTTTCTTTTCAAAATCAAATTAGAACCAATGGAACTGGAGGTATTTCGAGTAACGGATATAACAGTTATGTTTTGCTTTTAGAAGATGGTAGAGTAGTTATTTACGTTAGTGGTAAAACTGAAATTACTTATAATGCAATCCTCGGAATGCAGAATGATGATGCCACAAAATTTAAAGTTCCCACTCACAGTAATACCGCTTATAATTATAATAATGGACCCTGGAAAAGTGAAGGAATAGCGACACTTTTTACACCGAATCAAAATCTGACGCCTAAATTTAAATGGTATCAAAACGGGACTTTACTTCCAGAAAATTCTGATACATTATTAAATTTTACTCCAAATGATAATGATGTTTTAAAAGTTGAAGTTACCTACGAAGATCCGATTACTGGAACTCAGATTGGATCCGCGGTTTCTGATCAGGTACTTTTTAAAAGAATTCCTAAACCTGTAATAAGTTCTAACAGTGCAGGAGGTTGTGTAAGTGGAGTGACGATGACTGTTTCAAATGATCCTGATCTGAATTTTGAATGGTTCCGTGTTGGTAATAACACAGTCTTAGGAACTGGGAGTTCTTATTATGCTACCCAAACAGGGAATTATTTTGTTCGTGCTTCCCGTAAAATTTTGCCAGTTTGTTCGGAGGATTCTGCACCTTTTTCTGTGAATCTGAATTCTACAATTCCAGCCTTTAATCCAAATAATACGCCGTTGTATTTTTGCGAAACTGCCGGCGTTGTACCAAAAGATATCAATCTTTTTGATTATTATCCCACAGATCCGATAAAATATACCCTTAAATTTTTCCACGTTGGAAATGAAGTTTTAGATCCTGCCAATTTTTACATGTTGCCCAATACGTCAATTACAGTTACTGTAGATGTAAAAGATCCGGTGTCTGGTTGTGAACTGAATCATGATTTTGTAATCAGATATGATGCGCTTCCAACTTCATTCAATATTGTTTCTCAGAAATATTGTTTTGCTCAAACTTCTCTGGATTTAGCTAATTATCATAATGTTGTAGCGGGTCTTTTTCATCCTTATTTTGATTATTTGTATTCTACGGATGGAATTAATTATTCTACTAATTCTTTGGTTAACCCGCAATTGAATCCAAAAGTGTGGTTTAAGATTTTACCCAAGAATGCACTGCCAGGAAGTTGCTTTACGGTTTCCAGCATTGTTTTTAGTGAATATCCAAAAGTTATTGCGAATACACCAACCACGCAATTATCGCCACAATGTGCAAGTACAACGCAAACATTTGATTTAGCTTCTTTAATTTCTGAGATTAATCCAGATCCGAATGTTACAGTAACTTTTCATAATACTTTCCAAAATGCAATCGATGGAATTGGAGCTGTGGCTTACAATTTTCGAAGTGGATTGGGAGATACCACTTTGTACATTAGAGTAGCAGATAATCTTACAGGTTGCGTTTCGCCTGATCATCCGGATATTACGCTTTTGGTTTATAAAAAACCTACTAAACTTGTGAACGCTCTTAATGGAGCTTATTGCCAGGGAACTTCAAATATTAATATCACTCAAAATGCCATTTTATTAGTAAATGCACCATCTCCAATTACGGTCAGTTTAGAATATTATTCTACCAATGGAACTTTATTAACGGGGACTCAAATTACGAATTATGATATTGCAGTTTTTGGTCTGAATCCTTATGTCAAGTTAGTTTACAATACGACCTGTAGTGATATTATTCCAATGAGTATTTCATTTTTGCCAAAACCTGTCGCGATTAAATCACAAATTTTAATCTGTTCCGAAGTAAACTATTCATTACAAAATTTTAAAAATGAAGTAATTAATAATTCTTCAAACTATACTTTTACTGATCTTTCCGGAGCTCCACTTCCTGCCAATTTTAATTTATCAACTTTGCCTGTAGTAGTGAATTTCTTGATGAAAGATAATGCTACAGGATGTATTTCTGATCCGCAAACGGTTACTTTTATTCAAGGCGTAAATTCTGTTTTGTTAACTCAACAAACAGATTTTACGGATTGTGATAAAGATTTTGATGGAAGAATGGAATTTGATTTAGACTCCAAAAAATTAATATTTACAACTGATACCTCTGCAAAGTTTGAATATTTTAAAGATGTAAATCTTACTCAAACAATCGTTGGAAAATACACCAATGAAACGGCTTTTGCTCAAACCATTTTTGTGCGGATTACGATTGCTGGATTTTGTCCTTCCACTGCGAAAATTAATTTGAAAGTTAATACACCAAAAAAATCTTCCACTTTAATAGACAAATATTTCATCTGTTATGGCGAAACTTTGACCATTAATGCGGGCAGCGAAAATGATATTTTTGATTGGAGCGATGGAAAAGGAAGTTTACAAACTGCTACTTTTACAAAACCAGGAACTTATTCTGTGACTTTACAAAAAGGAATTAAAGGTTGTCCTTATACGCACAACTTTACGATTTCTAATGAAAACCAGCCCAAAATTAAAGTCATCAATCAAACCAATAATTCCATAGAAGTTATTGCGGAAGGTGGTGTAAAGCCTTATCTGTATTATTTTAATGGAGTTCCGCAGAGTTCAAATGTTTTACAAAATCCTACTGCATCATCTTATAAAATTCAGGTAGAATCTGCGACCGGATGCCTGGGAGAACCTAAAACGGTTTATTTCATTAAAATAAACAATGCCTTTACTCCAAATGGTGACGGAAAGAATGAGGTTTGGAAAATTGACAGTTTAGAGAAAATGGAAAAGGTTTCAATCGTTATCGTCGATCGAAACGGAACAAAAGTGTTTGAATCCAAAAATCCAAGCAAATCTGAATGGGACGGAAAACATAATGGCAGAGCCTTGCCAACTTCAACTTATTGGTATGTGATTTCCTGGTACGATTCGGTTACGCAAAAAACTGAGCAGCGACAAGGTTGGATTCTGATGAAAAATAGAAATTAA
- a CDS encoding DUF1572 family protein has protein sequence MKDLFIKRFLFYKELAEKTFDQVSEEQLFWKYNEESNSIATLVKHISGNMLSRWTNFLTEDGEKNWRNRDSEFENDIHSKSEMMEIWNKGWQVLLEALNQIKDENWYDTILIRGEKHSILDAVLRQFAHYPYHIGQIIYIGKMLKNEDWKTLSIAKNHSETFNIEKFKSQDSSEIQENSSPVCYAKSDEVRDDYKI, from the coding sequence ATGAAAGATCTATTTATCAAACGGTTTCTATTTTATAAAGAACTTGCCGAAAAAACTTTCGACCAGGTTTCTGAAGAACAACTTTTCTGGAAATACAATGAGGAAAGTAATTCCATCGCAACTTTGGTAAAACATATTTCTGGAAATATGCTTTCACGTTGGACGAATTTCCTCACTGAAGATGGTGAAAAAAATTGGCGAAACAGAGATTCTGAATTTGAAAACGACATTCATTCAAAATCAGAAATGATGGAGATTTGGAATAAAGGTTGGCAGGTTTTATTGGAAGCTTTAAATCAAATTAAAGACGAAAACTGGTACGACACGATTCTCATACGTGGTGAAAAGCACAGTATTCTGGATGCCGTTTTAAGACAATTTGCCCATTATCCTTACCACATCGGCCAAATCATTTACATCGGAAAAATGCTTAAAAATGAAGACTGGAAAACTTTATCCATTGCAAAAAATCATTCCGAAACTTTTAACATAGAAAAATTCAAAAGCCAGGATTCATCAGAAATTCAAGAAAACTCTTCACCAGTTTGTTATGCAAAAAGCGATGAAGTTCGGGACGATTATAAAATTTAA
- a CDS encoding NAD(P)/FAD-dependent oxidoreductase, with amino-acid sequence MNPSIWELETFYRKRDIIIIGAGFTGLWIAILIKEKFPEKSVLVVERSSIPIGASTRNAGFACFGSLTELIADSEKMGWQKTLDLVKMRFDGLQKIKTYFKAETIDFERCGGYEILNDDSILFQIDEVNERLKNITGIQKTYFESNSKIQEFGLAKTKILIENPLEGSLHSGKLLHELLQKCYDLKVEFLFGTEILEIVESADSVKITTENIDLETDKLVIATNAFTKKLFPEIDLVPARGQILLTEPIENLKLKGTFHYDEGFYYFRNLNNRILLGGGRNMDFKNEETTDFATTEFLQNHLEEFLKEVILPNQSFKISHRWSGIMAMGTEKYPIIEKISDRQIAAVRLSGMGVALAPKVGELVAEMV; translated from the coding sequence ATGAATCCAAGTATCTGGGAGCTCGAAACATTTTATAGAAAAAGAGATATCATTATTATTGGTGCGGGTTTCACTGGATTGTGGATTGCTATTTTGATTAAAGAAAAGTTTCCCGAAAAATCAGTTTTAGTGGTTGAAAGAAGTTCAATTCCAATTGGTGCTTCTACACGAAATGCAGGTTTTGCTTGCTTCGGAAGTCTCACTGAACTTATTGCCGATTCTGAAAAAATGGGTTGGCAAAAAACATTAGATTTAGTAAAAATGCGTTTTGATGGATTGCAAAAAATTAAAACTTATTTTAAAGCTGAAACCATCGATTTTGAAAGGTGTGGCGGTTATGAAATTTTAAATGATGATTCCATTTTATTTCAAATTGATGAAGTGAATGAAAGATTAAAAAATATCACGGGAATTCAGAAGACGTACTTTGAGAGTAATTCAAAAATTCAAGAATTTGGTTTAGCAAAAACAAAAATTTTAATTGAAAATCCTTTGGAAGGAAGTTTACATTCTGGAAAATTATTACACGAACTATTACAGAAATGCTATGATTTAAAAGTTGAATTTCTTTTCGGAACTGAAATTTTGGAGATTGTTGAATCTGCTGATTCTGTAAAAATAACTACTGAAAATATCGATTTAGAAACGGATAAATTAGTAATTGCAACAAACGCTTTTACTAAAAAACTATTTCCGGAAATAGATTTGGTTCCCGCGCGCGGACAGATTTTATTAACTGAACCTATAGAAAATCTAAAGCTGAAAGGTACTTTTCATTATGACGAAGGATTTTATTATTTCAGAAATTTAAACAATCGTATTTTATTAGGAGGTGGTAGAAACATGGATTTTAAAAATGAAGAAACTACTGACTTTGCTACGACAGAATTTTTACAAAATCATTTAGAAGAATTTTTGAAAGAGGTTATTTTACCGAATCAAAGTTTTAAAATATCACATCGCTGGTCAGGAATTATGGCCATGGGAACTGAAAAATATCCCATCATTGAAAAGATTTCCGATCGTCAAATTGCAGCTGTTCGACTTTCCGGGATGGGTGTTGCGCTCGCTCCAAAAGTCGGTGAACTTGTTGCGGAGATGGTTTAA
- a CDS encoding DUF3667 domain-containing protein, translating into MVGLENRCKNCSQHLLLDQKYCHACGQKTDTHRINFHFLLHEIQHGIFHVDGGIVFTLKELFTRPGHTLREYLEGKRKPHFPPILFVLIMGSVCALIQFFLNHKVEKKEDSTFETNLSKNEIAQYIDFKRFVAYFTHIFQWLGEHLAFTILLMLPISGLAFFLGFRKYRYNYSEWLVILLFLAGQCLTVYVFFIFINHFLGDFNLLFYMICWALVTFCLIQLFNQRGKWYVVLRTFWSLFLSYLFSVIYIVFAVLILIAVGLLLYGYDNIIPRVLNKG; encoded by the coding sequence ATGGTTGGGCTTGAGAATCGATGCAAAAATTGCAGTCAGCATTTACTTTTGGATCAGAAGTATTGTCATGCCTGTGGTCAGAAAACGGATACGCATCGGATTAATTTTCATTTTCTCCTCCATGAAATTCAGCACGGCATTTTTCATGTAGATGGCGGAATTGTTTTTACGCTTAAAGAACTTTTTACAAGACCTGGCCATACGTTGCGCGAGTATTTGGAAGGAAAACGGAAACCGCATTTTCCACCGATACTTTTTGTTTTAATTATGGGATCTGTGTGTGCCCTGATTCAATTTTTTTTAAATCATAAGGTAGAAAAAAAAGAAGATTCCACTTTTGAAACCAATTTATCAAAAAATGAAATTGCGCAATACATCGATTTTAAACGTTTTGTTGCCTACTTTACTCATATCTTCCAATGGCTGGGAGAACATCTTGCTTTTACCATTTTATTAATGCTTCCTATTTCTGGTCTGGCTTTTTTTCTTGGATTTAGAAAGTATCGGTATAATTATTCTGAATGGTTGGTGATTCTTCTTTTTCTGGCTGGTCAGTGCTTAACGGTTTACGTTTTCTTTATTTTTATCAATCATTTTTTAGGTGATTTTAATTTACTTTTCTATATGATTTGTTGGGCTCTGGTTACTTTTTGTCTTATTCAATTATTTAATCAACGTGGAAAATGGTACGTTGTTTTAAGAACTTTCTGGTCCTTATTTCTAAGTTATTTATTTTCTGTCATCTATATTGTATTCGCGGTTTTAATTCTTATAGCAGTAGGACTACTTTTATACGGCTACGATAATATTATTCCCAGGGTTCTGAATAAAGGGTGA